Proteins from a single region of Corylus avellana chromosome ca11, CavTom2PMs-1.0:
- the LOC132165865 gene encoding zinc finger A20 and AN1 domain-containing stress-associated protein 6-like, whose amino-acid sequence MEQESQKKKVDEMGREPSNAPILCANGCGFFGSASTNNFCSKCYKDFVLKQANENIVVEKKVGDEQNVEDNAQVGGGVVEVNESRVEEGAPSGNPEKLPANRCSFCRKRVGLTGFKCRCELTFCSLHRYSDKHNCMFDYKSAAQDEIAKANPVVKADKIEKI is encoded by the coding sequence ATGGAGCAAGAATCACAAAAAAAGAAGGTTGATGAGATGGGCCGGGAGCCCTCGAATGCGCCCATTCTTTGCGCGAATGGTTGCGGATTCTTTGGGAGCGCAAGCACTAATAATTTTTGCTCCAAATGCTACAAAGACTTCGTATTAAAACAAGCAAATGAAAATATAGTTGTGGAGAAGAAAGTGGGTGATGAACAAAATGTGGAGGATAATGCTCAGGTTGGAGGAGGGGTTGTGGAAGTGAATGAGAGTCGAGTGGAGGAAGGGGCTCCTTCAGGGAATCCTGAAAAACTACCTGCTAATCGTTGCAGTTTCTGTAGGAAGCGGGTTGGGCTGACGGGGTTCAAGTGTAGGTGTGAACTGACGTTTTGCTCGCTGCATCGCTACTCCGACAAGCACAATTGCATGTTCGATTACAAGAGCGCGGCGCAGGATGAGATTGCGAAGGCGAATCCGGTGGTGAAGGCGGACAAGATTGAGAAGATATGA
- the LOC132166144 gene encoding probable WRKY transcription factor 13, with protein sequence MLNQGLFEDQEVSTQMGFFSFPSNLTLPSLGCHQSLKAFTTIPPSLASDAPSSNLTETLLSSATTKQREDTTSDFRGSQLLSLHRSAANLWAWGDVGECLSNKRGGGDLEDHHLGVSTLKMKKIKARRKVREPRFCFKTMSDVDVLDDGYKWRKYGQKVVKNTQHPRSYYRCTQDNCRVKKRVERLAEDPRMVITTYEGRHIHSPSHDMEDSQAPSHLNNFFW encoded by the exons ATGCTCAACCAGGGCCTGTTTGAGGATCAAGAGGTTTCTACACAAatgggtttcttttctttcccttccaACTTGACCTTACCTTCTTTAGGATGCCACCAATCTCTCAAAGCCTTCACTACCATACCTCCTTCACTAGCTTCTGATGCACCTTCAAGTAATCTCACTGAAACCCTACTCTCATCTGCCACTACAAAGCAAAGAGAAGACACCACTTCTGACTTTAGAGGATCCCAGCTCCTTTCTTTGCATAGATCAGCCGCTAATCTATG GGCATGGGGAGACGTTGGTGAATGCTTGAGCAACAAGCGAGGTGGTGGAGATCTAGAAGATCATCATCTAGGGGTTTCTACactgaaaatgaagaagataaagGCAAGGAGGAAGGTGAGGGAGCCTCGGTTTTGCTTCAAGACCATGAGCGATGTAGATGTTTTAGATGATGGTTACAAGTGGAGGAAATATGGACAGAAAGTGGTAAAGAACACCCAGCATCCCAG GAGCTACTACCGATGCACACAAGATAATTGTCGCGTAAAAAAACGAGTGGAGCGATTGGCGGAGGATCCAAGGATGGTGATTACAACGTACGAAGGGAGACACATACATTCCCCCTCACACGACATGGAGGACTCCCAGGCTCCATCCCACCTAAACAACTTCTTCtggtaa